The DNA region TCGTCGGGCACATCGTTGGCCACGGCGAGGTAGGGCCGTCCCCCGCGGGCCCACACCTCCTCGATCGCGCTCGAGACACCCCCGCAGCATGCCGAGTAGTAGGCCTCGATCTCCTCGTCTGCGTGCCGGAGAACCAGGCCGGCCGTGGAGTCGACCGCCTCGTTGCAGCGCGGGTCCTCGCCGTCGGCACCCTTGTAGACCTGGTCCATGACGCTGGCGAAGAGATCGAAGCCGCGCTCGCGCCGGGCGCCCAGGTGGGAGACGGTGTAGGTCCGGGCCGCGATGGCCTGGGCCTGGAGGGCCGCCATCTTCTCGGGTCCGTGGCGCCCGATCTCCCAGGGCACGACCCCCTTCAGGTACGACTCCAGATCGACCGCGTTGACCAGCGTGAGGCCGCCGCCCCGCGGCGACCCGAAAACCTGCAGCTCGCCCCGGTACTCGTGCTCGCCATGGTGGACCCGGGTCGACACGTCGTTCGGCCGGAGCACGATGTTCTCCGCCCGACCCGATCCGGACGGCGTGCGCCAGCGGACCACGGCACCGTCGCGGCCGAGGGTGACCTTCTCGCCGCCACCCAGATCGGCCAGCAGACGGCCGTCGGCGGCGTCGAGCAGCCGCGCCGGCCCCAGGCCGGAGACCACGAGTTCGTCGGCGTTCTCGACCAGGCCCACCCCCAGCAGGGCCGGGACGCCCGGCTCGGGGCGGGTCTCCGGCGGGATGCGGGGGCCGGTGGCGACGGGCGGCACGCGTTTGGGGCCGGCGCAGCCGGACAGCGCGCCGAGCAGGCCGCACGCGACGAGCACGGGCGCCAGTCCGCGGCGCGGCCATGCCGAGATCCTTCTCATGGCACTTCTCCTGGCTCTCCTCAGGATGAAAAAGACGGGACCCCAGCTTTATCAGGCAGCCCGGATCCCGTCAAGTCGGGCCCGCCGCACGGGCCGCGGATTCCCGGGTCGGATCAGCGCATGACGACCAGGCGCTGGATGTCGCTGACGATCCTGCCCCCGGGAGCATCGAGCTCGACGCGGTACAGGTACGTGCCGTTGCCCAACTCGTCGCCCTCGCCGTCGCGGCCGTCCCAGGGCACGACGCTGCGGCTGCCGCCGTGGGAGAAGGGCAGGCGGGCCACGGTCCGCCCCGCCACCGAGAAGATCCGGATCATGCCCGACCCCGCCGGCGCGTCGCTGTCGAACACGAAGCGCGTCTCGCCGTGCATGGGGTTGGGGAAGTTGTAGACCTGGCTGATGCCGTCGATGGCGCCGGCCTTGGCGCCGGTCTGCACCGTGAACTCGGTCGGGTAGCCGTCGAGGGTGAGCACCACCGCGTGGCGCTGGTCCGGGTCGGTCGTGTTGGCCACGGCCGTGAACGACACGTCGAGCTCGCGCCCCTTGGCGGCGAAGTCGAAACTGATGTCCGACAGCACCAGCGTCTCGCTGGTGAGGGTCGCGACCATGGCCCCGTCGAGCTGGGCGGCGCTGGTGATCTCGGCCACCATCGCCACGGGCTCGCCGGCCTGGAAGACCCAGGTGTCCGGATCGACGGCCTCGCCCTCCACCAGGAAGGCCGCGGTCTGGGCCACGTTCAGCACCAGTTCGTAGTGGCGGTCGCCGGCGAGATGCCCGGCGGTGTCGTACACCCGCACCGTCAGGCTGTGGTCGAAGGGCCGCACGGGCAGCGAGAGGTCGTAGTTCACCACACCCCACGTGGTCGCGCCCACCGGCCGCGATTCGACGGCGACCTGCGAAGTGAGGTCGGCGCCCGTCGAATCGATGACCTCCAGGCGGTCGATGCCCGCCTCGTCCCGGGCTTCGACCGTGACCTGGCGCAGGTTCGTGGCGTCCAGGGCCACGAGGTCGACCTCGCCCGAGATCTCCTGGTCGCCCTCGCCGAGCAGGGTCGCCGTGACCCGGGGCGCGCCGGCGTCGAGGGTCATCAGGGGGTCGCCCAGCAGCACGTACTGGGTGATGGCCTCGCGGTACGGGTAGGAGTTGGGGTACTGGGCCTTGAGGTCGGCCTCGGCGGCCCAGAAGACTTCGCCCGTGAGCCACCGGTTGCGCGGATTGGCGATGGCGCTGCCGCCGCCCACGTCGCCCGGCACGGGCGGGTTCGCCACGAACCGGTCGAAGATGTAGGTGCTGATGACCGAGTTGGCGGTGATGAACTCGAAACCCGAACTGGCGTACGCCGCGCTGGCCCCCCGCCCCGAGCGCAGCAGCATCTTCTCGGCCAGGCTGGGCTCGTTGGCGGCCACTTCGGTGCGGAAGGCGTTCTGGGCCCAGTCGGCGATGTGGCAGCCGAGCCCCATGAAGAGCCAGGGCCGGTTGGTGTTGCTGAGGCGGTCGATGTCCTGGCGTCCCGGGGTCTCGCGGCGATCCTCGAACCAAACCTCCGACGCCAGCAGGTAGGGATTGGCGTGCCCCTGGAAGTGGGCGATCAGGCCGCCCTGGTTCAGCACCGAGATCAGCGGATCGACCGCGGTGGCCGCGCACTGGCTGCGGGCCGTGGTCAGGGAGCGCGGAGCCGGGTCGGGCAGGGTGTAGGGCGGGAACACCGCGTCCATGTAGGGCTTCAGCGTGATGACGACCGAATCGAGCGGCACGGCCGACATGCCGGCCCAGGCCGCGGCGATCTCGCGCTCGTTGCGGGCGAAGATCGTCTCGGCCGCGCTGTACTCGAGCTGGGTGAGGGCCAGGATGCCGAGGCCGTTCGACCATTCGTCGTCGGCGATGAAGAGCGCGCGCTGCCGCCAGTCCTGGTTGCCGTCCATGGCCTCGACCGTGATGATCTTGTCGATCATCACGTTCAGCTCGGCCAGCGAGTTGCACGACAGCCGGCCCGTGATCATGTCGTAGGGCCCCGTCAGGTCGTACGGGAAGGTGTCGGTGGGGTAGTTCGCTCCCACCTCGAGGCTCGTGTACCACTTGTCCGAGGCCATGAGCTCCGGCGCGTACACCGAAGCCTGCTGCACGTGGTAGTGGGTGGGGACCCAGTCGCGCGACCAGGCCCGCGCCTGGGGCAGCACCTGCTTGCCGAGGGAGTTCTCGTTGGCGTCGCCCACGATGACCAGCGCCCACGTCCCCCATGCGGTGATGGCGTGGTTGGCCATCCGCTTGAGGGCCCAGTCGTCGCGCAGACCGCCGCCGTACCAGTCGTAGACATCCTGCACGTCGACCACGTGGATGTCCAGGTCGCCGCCGGCCCGCGCCACACGGTGGTCGATCCAACGGTCGAGGCCGGCCCGGAAATCGCCGTGGGTGATGACCAGGACATCCGGCGTGGTGCCGCCGGTGTCGGTCGGGTCGACGGGATCGGATGCGACGGTCGAGAGGAAGGTCACGTACTCGCCGATGCCGTCGGTCGTGGCGTCGCCCGCCGCCGCGAAACGCCGCTGGCCGGCGGTCTGGTCGATGCTCAGGGAGAGCTTCCAGCCGCTGCCGTCGGCGACCAGGTTCGTCGGCTGCACCTGGACGATGACCGGCTGGCGCGGATCGGTGATCTCGTAGAGCCCGATGTCGGAGGTGTCGAAGCCCGTCACCTCGACCGAGGCGATCTGACCCGCCGGTCCGCCGTTGAAATCGATCCGGTTGAAGCGGGTGCGGTAGAGGGCGTCGTAGGACAGCTCGACCCAGTTCAGGTAGGCGTAGATGTAGCCTGTCCCCGAGGCCTTCATCATGCGGACGATGGCGGTGTCGCTCTGCAGGGCCGAGGGCGGCAGGGTGTACGTCCGCACGACCTCGTTCATGGTCGCCAGGGCGTAGTCCTCGAGGTGCACGATGACGTCGTTCTGCTCCATCTCGAAGCGGAGGCTGCGCGACAGGTTGTTCCAGCCCGCGATGCCCACCTTCAGCTCGGGCGCCAGGGGCGGCACCGGATCGGCCGGGTACAGCGGGTTGATGACGGCCGTCACCTCGGACGCCTGGTAGTTGTTGAAGTAGAGCCGGTCGGTGGCGTTGGTGCGGACGTTCTCGCGGAAGCCGACCTGCTCCTCCACGTGGTCGGTGCGCCGGTACGACGCGCGCGGCGTGCCGCCCGCCGGCGCCAGCGTCGTTACCGCCATGCGCGACCACGGCTCTCCCGCCGCCGGCGTGCTCGCCGCCAGCCAGTACACGTTGGCCTCGTTGTCCTGCTCGAAATTGTCGCCGCAGCCGGGCACGTTCACGACGCCATCGCCGAGGTCGGCCACGTAGCCGGTGTCGTCGCGCAGGCGCAGGCCGTAGAAGACGAACTGGTCGTCGCCGTCGAATGCGTCGCCCTCGCCCATCATGTGGATCGGGACCTCGATCTCGACGTAGGGCACCGACTGGCCGTCATCCAGCGAAGCCAGATAGCGCCGCTGGTAGAGGCGGATCTCGCTTTCCTGCACGGGCACGTCGGGCAGCAGGCCGCGGGCCGCGAGGCTCTGGTAGGTGACCCGGTGCAGCCGCGTGCTGGTGACCGCCAGGCGGCTCTCGTTGCCGAGGAGCGTGCCGCGCTTGGCGCCGCGCGCAGCCGCCACCTTTTCCGGGGCCGCCGGCGGCGTGACCTGGAAGTGGCTCGCGGCCGTGGGGATCCGGCCCAGGAGATGGCCGTTCAGGAACGTGCCCGCGAAGCGGTCATCATGCTCGTTCGAGCGGCGTCGCTGCTGCAGGGGAGGGATGTCGGCCGAACCGAGGGCCTTGTCGGCGACGAAGCGGACCTCCCACTCGCCACCGCCCAGGACGGCGGCGACCCGGCCGCCGGCATCGACCCGGGCGCCCGTCAGGCGGTAGGGCACCACGCGGTGGCCGCGCCACCAGCTCATTTCGCCGAGGGTGAGGCCGGGCGCCGCGACGTCGACGCCGCGCTTGTCCAGCTGGGCCCGCGCGCCTTCCGGTACGGCCAGGCCGGCGGGAATCTCTTCGCCGGGCAGGACGACGATCTCCCCGACCGTCTGCTCCGCCCCTTCGCCGATGATGACCGGGGTGGGCATGATCGCCAGCAGCCGGTCGCCCACCGCCGTCC from bacterium includes:
- a CDS encoding SpoIID/LytB domain-containing protein — protein: MRRISAWPRRGLAPVLVACGLLGALSGCAGPKRVPPVATGPRIPPETRPEPGVPALLGVGLVENADELVVSGLGPARLLDAADGRLLADLGGGEKVTLGRDGAVVRWRTPSGSGRAENIVLRPNDVSTRVHHGEHEYRGELQVFGSPRGGGLTLVNAVDLESYLKGVVPWEIGRHGPEKMAALQAQAIAARTYTVSHLGARRERGFDLFASVMDQVYKGADGEDPRCNEAVDSTAGLVLRHADEEIEAYYSACCGGVSSAIEEVWARGGRPYLAVANDVPDDGSAAYCAESAHFHWRETWTIGQLEDIVAETLPEYLDWLAESPQRQAWAGPVFTPRSGASNARRPGRVWNLEITDRTTSGRVAALEISTDAGVYTVRGDRTRWVLRPVSGHPFIMRSALFDLELERDGTRLTRVATRGRGYGHGIGLCQTGALARAARGQTFAEILAHYYPGARLMAAGAGGAP